A window of Patescibacteria group bacterium contains these coding sequences:
- a CDS encoding dUTP diphosphatase: MHIPVKILKVHPDAIIPEYKTSGACAFDLSPVEDAAFAPGETKLVGTGLVFCFPPGHVLVVAPRSSLFRKKGLVQPHSIGIVDQDYCGPDDEVKMLLKNDSDVPVTIARGERVCQGLFFPVVHAAFEEVSSMDAPTRGGYGSTG; this comes from the coding sequence ATGCACATCCCCGTGAAAATCCTGAAGGTCCATCCGGACGCGATCATCCCCGAATATAAGACCTCCGGAGCCTGTGCCTTCGACCTCTCCCCCGTAGAGGACGCCGCGTTCGCTCCGGGCGAGACGAAGCTCGTGGGAACCGGACTCGTGTTCTGCTTCCCGCCAGGTCACGTGCTCGTGGTCGCCCCGCGCTCGTCGCTCTTCCGAAAGAAGGGACTGGTGCAGCCGCACTCGATCGGCATCGTCGATCAGGACTACTGCGGGCCGGACGACGAGGTGAAAATGCTCCTCAAGAACGACTCGGACGTCCCGGTCACGATTGCCAGAGGCGAACGGGTCTGTCAGGGCTTGTTCTTCCCGGTCGTCCATGCCGCCTTCGAGGAAGTCTCGTCGATGGACGCCCCGACCCGCGGCGGATACGGCAGCACGGGCTGA
- the gatB gene encoding Asp-tRNA(Asn)/Glu-tRNA(Gln) amidotransferase subunit GatB has product MVLQPVIGLEIHVQLKTGTKMFCGCPAHDTGAAPNMNVCPVCLGNPGVLPVVNEEAVRMGVRMGLALGCVIAERSKFDRKHYFYPDLPKGYQISQYDRPIAEHGEMSVDVPGKDVVRPVAKIGITRAHLEEDAAKNVHGEAGKTFVDFNRAGMPLIEIVTEPDFRSPAEAKAFLTELRLMARTLRVSDADMEKGQLRCDANVSLREVDADGNVVGERFHPKTEVKNLNSFRHVERAIAYEIKRQGDLWHAGSPPAASTTRGWDDVKQKTVEQRVKEAEGDYRYFPEPDLPPLALAEVADVERAKMPELPAAKRRRFVSEYAVKPEDARQLVEDPALAVFAEQVFSEMHAWLQALPELDGAEEATWEKERARIGKLVSSWLTTKLLGALSARGGDVRTMKVDAENFAELLTLVATGKLNQHNAAIVLEEMLESGADPSHVMEDKRLGAMQDAGAIAEAVDRVLANFPAEVVRYKGGEKQLLQFLIGMVMKETEGAADAKEARNMLLVKLEG; this is encoded by the coding sequence ATGGTCTTGCAACCGGTCATCGGCCTCGAGATTCACGTCCAACTGAAGACCGGGACGAAGATGTTCTGCGGCTGCCCGGCCCACGACACGGGCGCGGCGCCGAACATGAACGTGTGTCCCGTGTGCCTGGGGAACCCCGGGGTGCTTCCGGTCGTGAACGAAGAGGCGGTACGCATGGGAGTGAGGATGGGCCTCGCGCTCGGGTGCGTCATCGCGGAGCGCTCCAAGTTCGACCGCAAGCATTATTTCTATCCCGACCTCCCGAAGGGCTACCAGATTTCCCAATACGACCGGCCCATCGCCGAGCATGGCGAAATGTCGGTGGACGTCCCTGGAAAGGACGTCGTCCGTCCCGTGGCGAAGATCGGGATCACCCGGGCGCACCTGGAGGAAGACGCGGCCAAGAACGTGCATGGGGAAGCCGGAAAGACCTTCGTGGATTTCAACCGCGCCGGGATGCCGCTCATCGAGATCGTCACTGAGCCTGATTTCCGCTCCCCGGCCGAGGCCAAGGCGTTCCTCACCGAGCTGCGGCTCATGGCACGCACGCTTCGCGTCTCCGACGCGGACATGGAAAAGGGCCAGCTGCGCTGCGACGCCAACGTCTCGTTGCGCGAAGTGGACGCGGACGGCAACGTCGTCGGAGAGCGCTTCCACCCCAAGACCGAGGTGAAGAACCTCAACTCCTTCCGCCACGTGGAACGCGCCATCGCCTACGAGATCAAGCGCCAAGGCGACCTGTGGCACGCGGGAAGCCCGCCTGCCGCATCCACCACGCGCGGCTGGGACGACGTGAAGCAGAAGACTGTGGAGCAGCGCGTGAAGGAGGCCGAGGGCGACTACCGTTACTTCCCCGAGCCCGACCTCCCGCCGCTCGCGCTCGCGGAGGTCGCCGACGTGGAACGCGCCAAAATGCCCGAGCTTCCCGCGGCAAAGCGCCGCCGGTTCGTGTCGGAATACGCCGTGAAACCCGAGGACGCGCGCCAGCTCGTGGAGGATCCCGCGCTTGCCGTCTTCGCCGAACAGGTCTTCTCCGAGATGCACGCCTGGCTGCAGGCGCTCCCCGAGCTCGATGGGGCGGAAGAGGCGACCTGGGAAAAAGAACGCGCCCGCATCGGCAAGCTCGTCTCATCGTGGCTCACGACGAAACTCCTCGGCGCGCTCTCCGCGCGCGGCGGCGACGTGCGCACCATGAAAGTTGACGCGGAAAATTTCGCGGAACTGCTCACGCTGGTCGCGACTGGCAAGCTCAACCAGCACAACGCCGCGATCGTGCTCGAGGAAATGCTCGAGAGCGGCGCGGATCCGTCGCACGTCATGGAAGACAAGCGCCTGGGCGCCATGCAAGACGCCGGCGCCATCGCCGAGGCGGTGGACCGCGTGCTCGCCAACTTCCCTGCCGAAGTGGTCCGCTACAAAGGCGGAGAAAAACAGCTGCTCCAATTCCTGATCGGTATGGTGATGAAGGAAACCGAAGGGGCGGCCGACGCGAAGGAGGCGAGGAACATGTTGTTGGTGAAACTGGAGGGATGA
- the miaA gene encoding tRNA (adenosine(37)-N6)-dimethylallyltransferase MiaA, translating to MLQASTCRLTRWHPRSIGCSEVRMARPLSWEGTTHSNRWFRPCQVLPFDGGRGARYPRGMPGPMPKIIVIVGPTASGKSALGLEVAKRFGGEVLAADSRTVYRGMEIGTAKSAGDEASGLRPQAAGISALFPGGKSRVIQGVPHWGFDLANPDEPYSVADYKKYADGKIADILKRGKLPVVVGGTGLWVKAIVDNPTYAQTPPVYALRAQLDARGLGDLYAEYKRLDPEGAEVIDRDNKRRVVRALEVTLATGKPFSQQLTKGDPKYDALQIGLEVGREELNRRIDERVEEMVAHGLVDEVRALKTKYGCDTEAMSGIGYRQICFFLDGKAPLAAAVEETKKATRAYAKRQMTWFKRDDRINWVKGNEEAMGLIEEWAGVGKGLQG from the coding sequence ATGCTGCAGGCGAGCACCTGTCGTTTGACCCGGTGGCATCCGAGGTCGATCGGTTGTTCCGAGGTGCGCATGGCGCGCCCCCTTTCGTGGGAGGGAACGACGCACTCTAACCGATGGTTCCGCCCGTGTCAAGTCCTGCCGTTTGATGGGGGTCGCGGGGCGCGGTATCCTCGTGGCATGCCGGGACCAATGCCGAAGATCATCGTCATCGTGGGTCCCACCGCCTCGGGAAAGAGCGCGCTCGGGCTTGAGGTCGCCAAGCGGTTCGGCGGCGAAGTGCTCGCGGCGGATTCGCGCACGGTGTATCGCGGGATGGAGATCGGGACGGCGAAATCGGCTGGGGATGAGGCCTCAGGCCTCAGGCCTCAGGCCGCAGGGATTTCGGCGTTGTTTCCGGGAGGGAAATCTCGGGTCATCCAAGGCGTCCCGCACTGGGGGTTCGATCTGGCAAACCCGGACGAGCCGTATTCCGTGGCGGACTACAAGAAATATGCGGACGGGAAGATCGCGGACATCCTGAAGCGCGGCAAGCTGCCGGTCGTCGTGGGCGGGACCGGATTGTGGGTGAAGGCGATCGTGGACAACCCGACGTATGCCCAGACGCCGCCCGTGTACGCCTTGCGCGCGCAGCTCGACGCGCGGGGGCTTGGCGACCTGTACGCCGAGTACAAGCGGCTTGACCCCGAAGGCGCGGAGGTCATCGATCGCGACAACAAGCGCCGCGTGGTGCGCGCGCTCGAAGTGACGCTTGCCACGGGGAAGCCGTTCTCGCAGCAGCTCACGAAGGGCGACCCCAAGTACGACGCGCTGCAGATCGGCCTCGAGGTGGGGCGCGAAGAACTGAACCGCCGCATCGACGAGCGCGTGGAAGAGATGGTCGCGCACGGCCTCGTGGACGAGGTGCGCGCGCTCAAGACGAAATACGGCTGTGATACGGAAGCGATGAGCGGCATCGGCTACCGTCAGATCTGCTTCTTCCTCGACGGGAAGGCCCCGCTCGCCGCCGCGGTCGAAGAGACGAAAAAGGCCACCCGCGCCTACGCCAAGCGCCAGATGACCTGGTTCAAGCGGGATGATCGGATCAACTGGGTGAAGGGAAACGAAGAAGCAATGGGGCTGATAGAGGAGTGGGCAGGGGTGGGCAAGGGTTTGCAGGGGTGA
- the thrS gene encoding threonine--tRNA ligase, with translation MNEQDKLFAMRHSGAHVLAAAVTELYPGVKLGVGPVIDDGFFYDLSLPRAISEEDLAAIEAKMREIVARDDAFRREEMPIEAAIAFFKKAGQDFKVSLLSDLKEKGTTKIRPEEMQDVGGGADMASLYHTGSFVDLCRGPHVAKASEVSDAFKLTKVSGAYWRGDEKNPQMTRVYGVLFASKKELDAYLTMLEEAKKRDHRKLGAELGLFAYSPLVGPGLPLFTPKGASMRRALEEFVWSFNRQYGYERVWIPHLAKADLYKTSGHWDKFQDDIFHVTSKKTDEPFVLKPMNCPHHAQIYASSPRSYRDLPVRFAENTTVYRDENTGQLAGLTRVRCITQDDAHIFCTPEQVKDELTDIAKIVEGFYKAFDMSLSIQLSVHDPEKPEKYLGSPELWQQAEGALEGLLKEMGKAYEVGVGEAAFYGPKIDFMATDAIGRTWQLATAQLDFNQPERFELEYADSDGTKKRPVMVHRAILGSVERFLGVIIEHYAGAFPMWLAPVQVRLASVGEDHVAHAKKLAGDLSEAGIRVEVDASDEKLGKKIRNAALMKVPWTIVVGGKEAEGGDLQAKVFGSEEALAMPQAELVARATDAARMPA, from the coding sequence ATGAACGAACAGGATAAGCTCTTCGCCATGCGCCACTCCGGGGCGCACGTGCTCGCGGCCGCGGTCACGGAACTGTACCCGGGAGTGAAGCTCGGGGTGGGGCCGGTCATCGACGACGGGTTTTTCTACGACCTGTCGCTGCCGCGTGCTATTTCCGAGGAAGACCTGGCGGCGATCGAGGCGAAGATGCGCGAGATCGTCGCGCGCGACGACGCGTTCCGCCGCGAGGAGATGCCCATCGAAGCGGCCATCGCGTTCTTCAAGAAGGCCGGCCAGGACTTCAAGGTGTCGCTCCTGTCAGACTTGAAGGAGAAGGGAACGACGAAGATCCGTCCGGAAGAGATGCAGGACGTCGGAGGAGGCGCGGACATGGCAAGCCTGTATCACACCGGCAGTTTCGTGGACCTGTGCCGCGGCCCGCATGTGGCGAAGGCGTCCGAAGTGAGCGACGCGTTCAAGCTCACCAAGGTCTCGGGCGCGTACTGGCGCGGGGACGAGAAGAACCCGCAGATGACTCGCGTGTACGGCGTGCTGTTCGCGTCGAAGAAGGAACTCGACGCGTACCTGACGATGCTTGAGGAGGCCAAGAAGCGCGACCACCGCAAGCTCGGCGCCGAGCTCGGGCTGTTCGCCTATTCGCCGCTCGTGGGCCCGGGCCTCCCGCTGTTCACCCCCAAGGGTGCCTCCATGCGCCGCGCGCTCGAGGAATTCGTCTGGTCGTTCAACCGCCAGTACGGCTATGAACGCGTCTGGATCCCGCATCTGGCCAAGGCCGACCTGTATAAGACCAGCGGCCACTGGGACAAGTTCCAGGATGACATCTTCCATGTCACCAGCAAGAAGACCGACGAGCCGTTCGTGCTGAAGCCGATGAACTGCCCGCACCACGCGCAGATCTACGCGAGCTCCCCGCGCAGCTACCGCGACCTGCCGGTGCGTTTCGCGGAAAACACCACCGTGTACCGCGACGAGAATACCGGGCAGCTCGCCGGCCTCACGCGCGTGCGCTGCATCACGCAGGACGACGCGCACATCTTCTGCACGCCGGAGCAGGTGAAGGACGAACTCACGGACATCGCGAAGATCGTGGAGGGGTTCTATAAGGCGTTCGACATGTCGCTCTCCATCCAGCTTTCCGTGCATGATCCGGAGAAGCCGGAGAAGTATCTCGGTTCGCCGGAATTGTGGCAGCAGGCGGAAGGGGCGCTCGAAGGCCTCCTGAAGGAGATGGGGAAGGCCTACGAGGTGGGCGTGGGCGAGGCGGCGTTCTACGGCCCGAAGATCGATTTCATGGCGACCGACGCGATCGGCCGCACGTGGCAGCTCGCCACCGCGCAGCTCGACTTCAACCAGCCGGAGCGGTTCGAGCTCGAATACGCGGATTCCGACGGGACGAAAAAGCGCCCCGTGATGGTGCATCGCGCCATCCTGGGTTCCGTCGAGCGGTTCCTCGGCGTCATCATCGAACACTACGCGGGCGCGTTCCCGATGTGGCTCGCCCCGGTGCAGGTGCGCCTCGCTTCCGTGGGCGAGGACCACGTGGCGCACGCGAAGAAGCTCGCGGGCGACCTGTCCGAGGCCGGCATCCGCGTGGAGGTGGACGCCTCCGACGAGAAGCTCGGCAAGAAGATCCGCAACGCGGCCCTGATGAAGGTGCCATGGACGATCGTCGTCGGAGGGAAGGAAGCGGAAGGCGGCGACCTGCAGGCTAAGGTGTTCGGCTCGGAGGAGGCGCTCGCCATGCCGCAGGCCGAACTCGTGGCGCGCGCGACGGACGCGGCCAGGATGCCGGCGTAA
- a CDS encoding DNA polymerase III subunit alpha has translation MSVDGQKSKFVHLHVHSHYSLLEALPKVKALLKHVQKLGHDAVAITDNGTMYGAVEFYQKATEAGVKPILGVDFYLAKEGRHLKRARIDTKPNRLVLLAENNEGYHNLVLLSSIGFLEGFYYKPRIDKEVLRTHAKGLIALSGGHMGEIEEALKEHNKEKAVLLIKEYVSIFSEGNFFLELVDRPEIPEQEAVNAQMIQLGRELNVPVVATKNTFYLKPGDVEAWKILNCIKGQKTLEDFERLAQYDYDASMVSGEYMEDRFSDCPEAIENTRLIADRCVVTLDLGKWNFADFKIPEGKTFDQVLRERAYAEIVGKGVAVDEAVAKRIDYELSVIAQKGFAPYFLIVSDYIEWSRKNGIVTTTRGSAAGSLVSFAIGISTVNPLTYKLPFERFLNPERPSAPDVDADFADNRRDEVLEYVRGKYGADKVAQICTFGTMLAKGSVRDVGRALGETYAFVDAIAKLVPEGSQGFPMTLERALEEAPDLKKLYDTNSQVRRILDLARQIEGCGRHVSIHAAGTVISPTALTDYTPLQVDTREGKVITQYEMKAVEAAGLLKMDFLGIRNLSILGDAIRLVKITKDIDIVLEEIPVDDAKTFELLADGKTMGTFQLNGDGLTKYLTDLKPKRIEDIMAMVALYRPGPIESIPEYIRRKHDPSLVTFLDPRMEEILDQSYGVIVYQDDVMLIAIKLGGYSWLEADKLRKAMGKKIPEEMAAQKEKLLKGFVQNGLSEKKAQELWKLIEPFAAYGFNKAHAASYGMIAYDTAYMKANYPAEYMTALMTAECADLETVAEAVKECKRMGIEVLSPDLNESLSTFTYVDDKTIRFGLVAIKNLGEEVIASIIGERKSNGAFKDLADFAKRVTHRAFNKKSLEALIMSGAMDRLGERKRLLVNVDRILMLNKTSERERSANQGSLFAGAPSAMAEALTLRPAAPATMREILAWEKELLGLYVSAHPYAEVAKTMGALLVPCVSVAGMADGAFARCGGLVTSVKEIMTKKGEAMAFVGIEDMGGKCEAIVFPRTWAEFKAILAPDQVILVSAKVGKRDGEEGKLLANSFIVVKEGEAASLAQMLERGMWVAERGSEGFEGSKGSEGEEKKMRPVFGGGMEEVKTALLHRGSLSIALRGKPDQEMVAALREIIQASPGTERVCFLVEAGGGVRRVETDYCVTVTDDLVGSLAQLVGRQNVVREAV, from the coding sequence ATGTCGGTCGATGGGCAGAAGTCCAAATTCGTGCATTTGCACGTGCACTCCCATTACTCCTTGCTTGAGGCGCTGCCCAAGGTGAAGGCGCTGTTGAAGCACGTCCAGAAGCTGGGGCACGACGCGGTGGCGATCACGGACAACGGGACGATGTACGGGGCCGTGGAGTTTTACCAGAAGGCTACGGAGGCGGGGGTGAAGCCCATCTTGGGGGTGGACTTCTATCTCGCGAAGGAAGGGCGGCACCTCAAGCGTGCGCGCATCGACACGAAGCCGAACCGGTTGGTGCTCTTGGCGGAGAACAACGAGGGGTATCACAACCTCGTGCTGCTTTCGTCCATCGGGTTCCTCGAAGGGTTCTATTACAAGCCGCGCATCGACAAGGAAGTGTTGCGCACGCATGCGAAGGGGCTCATTGCTCTTTCGGGCGGCCACATGGGGGAGATCGAAGAAGCACTGAAAGAACACAACAAGGAGAAGGCCGTCCTCCTCATCAAGGAATACGTTTCGATCTTCAGCGAAGGGAATTTCTTCCTGGAGCTGGTGGACCGCCCGGAGATCCCGGAGCAGGAGGCGGTGAACGCGCAGATGATCCAGCTCGGGCGGGAGTTGAACGTTCCGGTCGTCGCGACGAAGAACACGTTCTACCTGAAGCCCGGCGACGTGGAGGCCTGGAAGATCCTCAACTGCATCAAGGGACAGAAGACGCTTGAGGATTTCGAGCGCCTCGCGCAGTACGACTACGACGCGTCCATGGTGAGCGGGGAATACATGGAGGACCGCTTCTCGGACTGCCCGGAGGCGATCGAGAACACGCGGCTGATCGCCGACCGCTGCGTCGTCACGCTCGACCTGGGCAAATGGAATTTCGCGGACTTCAAGATCCCCGAGGGGAAGACCTTCGACCAGGTGCTGCGCGAGCGCGCGTACGCGGAGATCGTCGGGAAGGGCGTCGCCGTCGACGAGGCGGTGGCCAAGCGCATCGACTACGAGCTTTCCGTCATCGCCCAGAAGGGGTTCGCGCCCTACTTCCTCATCGTGTCCGACTACATCGAGTGGAGTCGCAAGAACGGGATCGTGACGACGACCCGCGGTTCGGCGGCAGGGTCGCTCGTGAGCTTCGCGATCGGCATCTCCACCGTGAACCCGCTCACGTACAAGCTGCCGTTCGAGCGGTTCCTGAACCCGGAGCGCCCAAGCGCGCCCGACGTGGACGCCGACTTCGCGGACAACCGCCGCGACGAGGTGCTCGAGTACGTGCGCGGCAAGTACGGGGCCGACAAGGTGGCGCAGATCTGCACGTTCGGGACGATGCTCGCCAAGGGCTCCGTGCGCGACGTGGGCCGGGCGCTAGGCGAGACCTACGCGTTCGTGGACGCGATCGCGAAGCTGGTGCCCGAGGGGAGCCAGGGGTTCCCCATGACGCTCGAGCGCGCGCTCGAGGAGGCGCCGGATCTCAAGAAGCTCTACGACACTAACTCCCAGGTGCGTCGCATCCTCGACCTCGCGCGGCAGATCGAAGGGTGCGGGCGCCACGTGTCCATCCATGCGGCCGGCACCGTGATCTCGCCCACCGCGCTCACCGATTACACCCCGCTGCAGGTCGATACGCGCGAGGGCAAGGTGATCACGCAGTACGAGATGAAGGCGGTGGAAGCGGCCGGGCTCCTCAAGATGGACTTCCTCGGCATCCGCAACCTGTCGATCCTCGGAGACGCCATCAGGCTGGTGAAGATCACCAAGGACATCGACATCGTGCTCGAGGAGATTCCCGTGGACGACGCGAAGACGTTCGAACTGCTCGCCGACGGAAAGACGATGGGGACCTTCCAGCTGAACGGCGACGGACTCACCAAGTACCTGACGGACCTCAAGCCCAAGCGCATCGAGGACATCATGGCCATGGTGGCGCTCTACCGCCCGGGCCCCATCGAGTCCATCCCCGAATACATCCGCCGCAAGCACGACCCGTCGCTCGTGACCTTCCTCGATCCGCGCATGGAGGAGATCCTCGACCAGAGCTACGGGGTGATCGTGTACCAGGACGACGTGATGCTCATCGCCATCAAGCTGGGGGGCTACTCGTGGCTCGAGGCCGACAAGCTGCGCAAGGCGATGGGAAAGAAGATTCCCGAAGAGATGGCCGCGCAGAAGGAAAAGCTCCTCAAGGGGTTCGTGCAAAACGGCCTGTCCGAGAAGAAGGCGCAGGAGCTGTGGAAGCTCATCGAGCCGTTCGCGGCGTACGGGTTCAACAAGGCGCATGCGGCGAGTTACGGCATGATCGCCTACGACACCGCGTACATGAAGGCCAACTACCCGGCCGAGTACATGACCGCGCTCATGACCGCCGAATGCGCCGACCTCGAGACGGTGGCCGAGGCGGTGAAGGAGTGCAAGCGCATGGGGATCGAGGTGCTCTCGCCCGACCTCAACGAGTCGCTGTCCACCTTCACGTACGTCGATGACAAGACGATCCGCTTCGGCTTGGTGGCCATCAAGAACCTCGGAGAGGAAGTGATCGCGTCCATCATCGGGGAACGGAAATCGAACGGCGCCTTCAAGGACCTGGCGGATTTCGCCAAGCGCGTCACCCACCGCGCGTTCAACAAGAAGTCGCTCGAGGCGCTCATCATGTCGGGGGCCATGGACCGGCTCGGGGAGCGCAAGCGGCTCCTCGTGAACGTGGACCGCATCCTGATGCTCAACAAGACGAGCGAGCGCGAGCGCAGCGCCAACCAGGGGTCGCTGTTCGCCGGTGCGCCCAGCGCCATGGCCGAAGCGCTCACCCTGCGGCCCGCCGCCCCCGCCACCATGCGGGAGATCCTGGCCTGGGAGAAGGAGCTGCTCGGCCTGTACGTGTCGGCGCATCCGTACGCGGAGGTCGCGAAGACGATGGGGGCGCTGCTCGTGCCGTGCGTTTCGGTCGCCGGCATGGCCGACGGCGCGTTCGCCCGCTGCGGCGGGCTCGTCACGAGCGTGAAGGAGATCATGACGAAGAAAGGGGAGGCCATGGCGTTCGTGGGGATCGAGGACATGGGCGGCAAGTGCGAAGCGATCGTGTTCCCGCGCACCTGGGCCGAGTTCAAGGCGATCCTAGCACCCGACCAGGTGATCCTCGTGTCCGCCAAGGTGGGAAAGCGCGACGGGGAGGAAGGGAAGCTCCTCGCCAATTCCTTCATCGTGGTGAAAGAAGGGGAGGCCGCGAGCCTTGCGCAGATGTTGGAGCGGGGGATGTGGGTGGCAGAAAGAGGGTCGGAAGGGTTTGAAGGGTCGAAAGGGTCGGAAGGGGAAGAAAAGAAGATGCGGCCGGTATTTGGAGGGGGGATGGAGGAGGTGAAGACGGCGCTGCTGCATCGCGGGTCGCTTTCCATCGCGCTGCGCGGGAAGCCGGACCAGGAGATGGTCGCCGCCCTGCGCGAGATCATCCAAGCGAGCCCGGGGACGGAGCGGGTCTGTTTCCTCGTGGAAGCCGGCGGCGGGGTGCGGCGGGTGGAAACCGACTACTGCGTGACGGTCACGGACGACCTCGTGGGGAGCCTCGCGCAGCTTGTCGGCCGCCAGAACGTGGTGCGGGAGGCGGTTTAG
- a CDS encoding endonuclease domain-containing protein has product MPSITNRQEFNERRRDLRHASTKAEQELWRHLQNRQVGGLKFRRQFGIGPYIVDFYCSSLKLVVEVDGDSHFTPEGVAHDEERTAYLADLGFRVVRFMNDEVLDATEEVLSRLHITCQLPPPWKGGA; this is encoded by the coding sequence ATGCCGTCTATCACGAATAGACAAGAGTTCAACGAACGGAGGAGGGATTTGCGCCACGCTTCTACGAAGGCGGAGCAGGAGCTATGGAGGCATCTGCAAAACCGCCAAGTCGGCGGCCTCAAGTTTCGTCGCCAGTTCGGGATTGGGCCCTACATCGTTGATTTTTATTGTTCATCCCTCAAGTTGGTCGTGGAGGTGGATGGAGACAGCCATTTCACGCCTGAAGGAGTGGCTCACGACGAGGAACGCACGGCCTATTTAGCTGATCTCGGTTTCCGAGTCGTCCGATTCATGAACGATGAGGTCCTTGATGCGACGGAAGAAGTCCTTTCGCGGCTGCACATCACCTGCCAGCTACCTCCCCCTTGGAAAGGGGGAGCATGA
- a CDS encoding DUF2779 domain-containing protein, whose protein sequence is MLTKSNFLKFLECSCQLWLVKNMPHLLPPIDAALQRLFDEGNKVDLFAKKLFPRGVEIAGFNEAGARNTASAIAGGATVLFQPTFTGNGITCRCDILVKRGRSWDLYEVKSSTGQKGTHVMDLAFQRVCLEESGIRVGKTFLVHVNNQYVRRGKVDPFGVLATVNLTQEVKTALPVARTQIARAKKTLALSTKAGLDLLKACSAPGSCPYLPLYAGTILHEDVYAIAPGLPRARLRELLARGVIAPKNVPPDLLESLGGAAAFKRARAKKPAANIDREGLAREFAELEYPLHFLDYETFASAIPDFDGYRPYQQAVFQYSLHVLRKPGGRLEHKEFLHDASTDPARPVAAALARDIASAGSVIVWNERFEASRNEELARLVPSLRAPLRSINERMYDLMQVVKRGLYLDSRFEGSASLKKVLPVVVPSLSYGSLNVRNGEMAAAGWPELTDPRTTAKRKKALRRDLLAYCKLDTLAMVEIYKAFVKASKE, encoded by the coding sequence ATGCTTACCAAATCCAACTTCCTCAAGTTCCTCGAGTGTTCCTGCCAGCTGTGGCTCGTGAAGAACATGCCGCACCTGCTGCCGCCGATCGATGCGGCCTTGCAGCGGCTGTTCGACGAAGGGAACAAGGTGGACCTGTTCGCGAAGAAATTGTTCCCGCGCGGGGTGGAGATCGCGGGGTTCAACGAGGCGGGGGCGCGCAACACGGCTTCGGCGATCGCGGGCGGGGCGACGGTGCTGTTCCAGCCTACCTTCACGGGCAACGGGATCACCTGCCGCTGCGACATCCTGGTGAAGCGCGGGCGCTCGTGGGACCTGTACGAGGTGAAGTCGTCCACGGGGCAGAAGGGGACGCACGTGATGGACCTCGCGTTCCAGCGGGTCTGCCTGGAGGAATCCGGGATCCGCGTGGGAAAGACCTTCCTCGTGCACGTCAACAACCAGTACGTGCGCCGGGGGAAGGTGGACCCGTTCGGCGTGCTCGCCACGGTGAACCTCACGCAGGAGGTGAAGACGGCGCTCCCGGTGGCGCGCACGCAGATCGCGCGCGCGAAGAAGACGCTCGCGCTTTCCACGAAAGCCGGGCTCGATCTCCTCAAGGCCTGCTCCGCGCCTGGGTCCTGCCCGTACCTGCCGCTGTACGCCGGCACCATCTTGCACGAGGACGTGTACGCCATCGCGCCGGGCCTCCCGCGCGCGCGGCTGCGCGAGCTGCTCGCGCGCGGCGTCATCGCGCCCAAGAACGTGCCGCCCGACCTGCTCGAGTCGCTGGGCGGCGCCGCGGCGTTCAAGCGAGCGCGCGCGAAGAAGCCCGCGGCCAACATCGACCGCGAGGGGCTCGCGCGCGAGTTCGCAGAGCTCGAGTATCCGCTGCATTTCCTCGATTACGAGACGTTCGCCTCGGCCATTCCGGACTTCGACGGGTACCGGCCCTACCAGCAGGCCGTGTTCCAGTATTCGCTGCACGTGCTGCGCAAGCCCGGCGGAAGGCTCGAGCACAAGGAGTTCCTGCACGACGCGTCCACGGATCCGGCGAGGCCCGTGGCCGCCGCGCTCGCGCGCGACATCGCAAGCGCGGGAAGCGTGATCGTGTGGAACGAGCGGTTCGAGGCCAGTCGCAACGAGGAGCTCGCGCGCCTGGTGCCGTCGTTGCGCGCACCGCTGCGCTCGATCAACGAGCGGATGTACGACCTCATGCAGGTGGTGAAGCGCGGGCTCTACCTCGACAGTCGCTTCGAAGGGAGCGCCAGCCTCAAGAAGGTGCTCCCCGTGGTGGTCCCGAGCCTTTCCTACGGCAGCCTCAACGTCCGCAACGGCGAGATGGCCGCGGCCGGATGGCCCGAGCTCACGGATCCGCGCACCACTGCCAAGCGCAAAAAGGCGCTGCGCCGCGACCTCCTCGCCTACTGCAAGCTCGATACCCTGGCCATGGTGGAAATCTACAAGGCGTTTGTGAAGGCGAGCAAGGAATAG